In one Culex quinquefasciatus strain JHB chromosome 2, VPISU_Cqui_1.0_pri_paternal, whole genome shotgun sequence genomic region, the following are encoded:
- the LOC6032496 gene encoding uncharacterized protein LOC6032496, with amino-acid sequence MDKDPKLSLLPAKLWERIFRRLTPLQLLRARAVCRQWRDLVTGSPMLMGRFGGVLCGKGVMDRNYRPAIALPVGELLLSAFTIVGTGSWWAGYGPGVTMLALRECSMTVAVLFGVLKQTPNLEWLDLEDVALTGSCKPDFRMEKLESFNMDNPGDIDVPLTFLDDLGEVFTGLKLFRLLRNVITSDEVYGSVIKIVEAQQNTLESLELCNGNFLEALCRMENLRLKWLSCFIDFKSDSHWDIFCRKQQQLEKLLIMAKDYSTICDVTQKLPNLKKLPLDIMSGSITKADFLNEMPNLEKIDINGHLNGLDFRSAASPKLTLFHMVNATAKKLVQYLQKSPNLSVLNIHECVLIGDSEHPARFQYLNELVLSKCKLPPNVLMALCCQNPQLEQLQLRFLSTLTDEMFLKICKELPRLRFLALVSCALLTDAVGDYIIQHCVSLEKLKISGFTLSEEALAKLRERHVRMKRWFWPYPFDPVGGFAQAEH; translated from the exons ATGGACAAAGACCCGAAATTATCGCTGCTTCCGGCAAAGCTGTGGGAGCGCATTTTTCGCCGTTTGACTCCTCTTCAGTTGCTGCGGGCTCGTGCAGTTTGTCGCCAATGGCGCGACCTGGTCACCGGAAGTCCGATGCTGATGGGCCGGTTCGGCGGCGTCTTGTGTGGAAAAGGAGTGATGGATCGCAACTACCGGCCGGCTATTGCTCTTCCGGTTGGTGAACTACTACTTTCCGCTTTCACTATCGTCGGAACGGGTTCCTGGTGGGCTGGTTACGGTCCGGGAGTGACCATGTTGGCTCTGAGGGAATGCTCGATGACCGTGGCGGTGCTGTTTGGCGTGCTGAAGCAAACTCCGAACCTCGAATGGCTGGATCTGGAAGACGTTGCGCTGACTGGTTCCTGCAAGCCGGATTTCCggatggaaaaattggaaagctTCAACATGGACAACCCGGGCGATATCGACGTTCCGCTAACATTTCTGGATGATTTGGGAGAAGTTTTCACTGGTCTGAAGCTTTTTCGTCTGCTCCGTAATGTTATTACCAGCGACGAAGTGTATGGCAGCGTGATCAAGATTGTTGAGGCCCAGCAAAACACCCTGGAAAGTCTGGAACTCTGCAATGGAAATTTCTTGGAAGCGCTCTGTCGGATGGAAAATTTGCGCCTCAAATGGTTGTCGTGCTTCATTGATTTCAAGTCGGATTCTCATTGGGACATATTCTGTCGCAAACAACAGCAACTAGAAAAATTGCTGATTATGGCGAAGGACTACTCG ACGATCTGCGATGTCACCCAAAAACTGCCTAACCTGAAGAAGCTGCCGTTGGACATTATGAGCGGTTCGATCACGAAGGCCGATTTCCTAAACGAAATGCCGAACTTGGAGAAAATCGACATCAATGGTCACCTGAACGGATTGGACTTTCGTTCGGCGGCTAGTCCCAAGTTGACACTGTTTCACATGGTAAATGCAACGGCCAAAAAGCTGGTTCAGTACCTGCAAAAATCTCCCAATCTTAGCGTGCTCAACATACACGAGTGCGTCCTAATCGGTGATTCTGAACATCCGGCAAGGTTCCAATACCTCAACGAGCTGGTCTTGTCCAAGTGCAAACTACCCCCGAACGTGCTGATGGCCCTGTGCTGCCAGAATCCCCAGCTGGAGCAACTCCAACTCCGTTTCCTGTCAACCCTCACCGATGAGATGTTTCTGAAGATCTGCAAAGAGCTGCCACGCCTGCGGTTCTTGGCCCTGGTTAGCTGTGCACTGCTCACCGATGCCGTCGGGGACTACATCATCCAGCACTGTGTCTCGCTAGAGAAGCTGAAAATCAGCGGCTTTACCCTGTCCGAGGAGGCACTCGCGAAGCTGCGCGAAAGACACGTGCGCATGAAGCGCTGGTTCTGGCCGTACCCGTTCGATCCCGTTGGTGGATTTGCTCAAGCAGAGCATTGA
- the LOC6032497 gene encoding protein cup, which produces MVKILNTSSNNNLFFNSEQYNDCSSFLMKADDPPLEELDPAILSCGLPAIVLSDMQQQNQPHPALASLRAPKIRYTPGQLQAMRKSALCFHRPVVADDPRIGQFAIWRSASQLKRGGRGPPYTARATEQQKSDRSDDMNDGKPQEKPPGGGIGYQKFHNGRENGFVGPRFRRNYDFNNRNHHVIVKNYRGGGGGYGDDHHHHYRLQDTVIEEEPEWMAAGPTSRLDTIELRGFDEDVSPNASLEKGSSDERKVGGKHISFYDELHHYEHIVGGPKNRGGNTSSGDVESVATSNGSSPPPARSTPTKSVGDCNNNLEGDEKQRMGQRDGVNVNNFEEFMKFDSILGTDSGAGTSGVQSGSRFSKWFRRGANGYNQSSGANFRQAFLSNSDAFGNSRFPQQQNQQRHYGQQSAAYGNRGFHPSESYDPQQQGHFGDESSTAFKRLVDMVAQNRASNNLLAQQQYLMQLLNKNQQSEILRRMLMKNAVDNVVADTNQQQQQQPASQQPRIPTQQELQFHTQSIMQNALLRKKLQDQRKMLYEQAVEPANPAVQQFVQSVCPNIQRSLSVLSQTANQFSAPPPPQPSSANSMFPGGSTAAELSNSLQQMLHLSQPQQGRHAVGANRGRFGKGSVTWNLN; this is translated from the exons atggtgaaaattttaaataccaGCTCCAACAACAACCTGTTCTTCAACTCTGAACAATACAACGATTGTTCAAGCTTCTTGATGAAAGCAG ATGATCCTCCGCTGGAAGAGCTGGACCCGGCCATCCTGAGCTGCGGATTGCCGGCGATCGTACTATCGGACATGCAGCAGCAGAACCAGCCACATCCGGCGCTGGCCTCGTTGAGGGCCCCGAAGATCCGTTACACGCCCGGCCAGCTGCAGGCCATGCGCAAGTCGGCCCTCTGCTTTCACCGACCGGTCGTTGCGGACGATCCCCGCATTGGCCAGTTTGCCATCTGGAGGAGCGCGAGCCAGCTGAAGCGAGGTGGCCGTGGACCTCCGTACACGGCCCGGGCCACGGAGCAACAGAAGAGTGACCGTAGCGATGACATGAACGATGGGAAGCCGCAGGAGAAGCCCCCGGGTGGTGGAATCGGATATCAAAAGTTCCACAATGGGCGCGAAAATGGGTTCGTTGGACCGAG ATTCCGCCGCAACTACGACTTCAACAACCGCAACCACCACGTGATCGTGAAGAACTaccgcggcggcggcggtggctaCGGCGACGatcaccaccaccactaccGCCTCCAGGACACTGTCATCGAGGAAGAACCGGAGTGGATGGCCGCGGGGCCCACGTCCCGCCTGGACACCATTGAACTGCGCGGCTTCGACGAGGACGTCTCCCCGAACGCATCGCTGGAGAAGGGTTCCTCCGATGAGCGGAAGGTCGGTGGGAAGCACATTTCGTTCTACGACGAGCTGCACCACTACGAGCACATTGTGGGCGGGCCGAAGAATCGCGGCGGCAACACTTCGTCGGGGGATGTGGAAAGTGTGGCCACGTCGAACGGGAGCTCGCCGCCGCCGGCTCGGAGCACGCCGACTAAGAGCGTGGGCGATTGCAACAATAACTTGGAGGGGGATGAGAAGCAGAGGATGGGACAGCGGGACGGGGTCAACGTGAACAACTTTGAGGAGTTTATGAAGTTTGACTCGATTTTGGGG ACCGACAGCGGTGCCGGCACTAGTGGCGTCCAATCCGGATCGCGCTTCAGCAAGTGGTTCCGTCGTGGTGCGAATGGGTACAACCAGTCGAGCGGGGCGAACTTTCGCCAGGCGTTCCTGTCGAACAGTGACGCCTTTGGCAACAGTCGCTTCCCCCAGCAGCAGAACCAGCAGCGTCATTACGGACAGCAATCTGCGGCTTACGGAAACCGTGGCTTCCACCCGTCGGAGTCTTACGATCCCCAGCAGCAGGGTCACTTCGGCGATGAGTCCAGCACGGCGTTCAAGCGTCTGGTCGACATGGTGGCTCAGAACCGTGCCAGTAACAACCTGCTGGCCCAGCAGCAGTACCTGATGCAGCTGCTCAACAAGAACCAGCAGAGCGAGATCTTGCGCCGCATGCTCATGAAGAACGCCGTGGACAACGTAGTGGCCGACACAaaccagcagcaacagcagcagccggCAAGTCAACAGCCGCGCATTCCGACCCAGCAAGAGCTGCAGTTCCACACCCAGAGCATCATGCAGAACGCACTGCTGCGCAAAAAACTCCAAGATCAGCGCAAGATGCTGTACGAGCAGGCCGTCGAACCGGCCAACCCGGCCGTCCAGCAGTTTGTCCAGTCCGTCTGCCCAAACATCCAGCGCAGTCTGTCGGTGCTGAGTCAAACGGCGAACCAATTTTCCGCGCCGCCGCCACCGCAGCCGTCGTCCGCCAACTCAATGTTCCCCGGCGGATCGACCGCGGCCGAACTGTCCAACTCGCTGCAGCAGATGCTGCATCTGTCGCAACCCCAGCAAGGACGTCACGCCGTCGGCGCCAACCGTGGTCGCTTCGGCAAGGGTTCAGTCACCTGGAACCTCAACTGA